A genomic window from Lotus japonicus ecotype B-129 chromosome 1, LjGifu_v1.2 includes:
- the LOC130729159 gene encoding U-box domain-containing protein 44 isoform X1: protein MMAASWDGSNDPGSQSDDSFHFERLHIEPIYDAFVCPLTKQVMRDPVTLENGQTYEREAIEKWFRECKESGRKLVCPLTLHELKSTELNPSMALRNTIEEWIARNEAAQLDMARRSLNTGSPEIETLQALKYVQHVCQRSRSNKHMVRSAGLVPMIVDMLKSSSRKIRCRALETLRIVVEEDDENKEILAEGDTVRTVVKFLSHELSKEREEAVSLLYELSKSETLCEKIGSINGSILILVGMTSSKSEDLSTVQKADKTLENLEKCENNVRQMAENGRLQPLLTHLLEGSPETKLSMAGYLGDLVLNNDVKVFVAKTVGSSLINIMKSGNMQSREAALKALNQISCEPSAKVLIEAGILSPLVKDLFAVGHNQLPTRLKEVSATILANVVNSGEDFDSIPFGTDDQTLVSEDIVHNLLHLISNTGPAIECKLLQVLVGLTSSPTTVVGVVAAIKSSGATISLVQFIEAPQKDLRVASLKLLQNLSPHMGQELADALRGSVGQLGTLVKVISENTGITEEQAAAVGLLADLPERDLGLTRQLLDEDAFLMVISRVIAIRQGEIRGSRFLTPFLEGLVKILARVTYVLADEPDAVALCRNHNLAALFIEQLQANGLDNVQMVSATALENLSQESKNLTRMPELPPPSFCASIFACFDNKPVITGLCKIHRGLCSLKETFCLYEGQAVLKLVALLDHTNVTVVEAALAALSTLIDDGVDIEQGVLVLCEAEAVRPILDVLLEKRSENLMRRAVWAAERLLRTDDIAYEVSGDQNVSTALVDAFQHGDYRTRQIAEKALKHVDKIPNFSGIFPNMG, encoded by the exons ATGATGGCTGCAAGCTGGGATGGAAGTAATGACCCTGGCAGCCAGTCGGATGATAGCTTTCATTTTGAGAGGTTGCACATTGAGCCTATTTACGACGCCTTTGTGTGTCCGCTGACGAAGCAAGTTATGCGTGATCCTGTTACTTTAGAAAATGGACAGACTTATGAACGTGAAGCAATTGAAAAATGGTTCAGGGAATGCAAGGAGAGTGGGCGGAAACTGGTTTGCCCTTTGACCCTGCACGAATTAAAAAGCACAGAACTGAATCCAAGTATGGCTTTGCGTAACACCATTGAAGAGTGGATTGCCAGGAATGAAGCTGCACAGCTGGATATGGCTCGCCGTTCATTGAATACGGGGAGTCCGGAAATTGAAACTCTCCAGGCATTAAAGTATGTCCAGCACGTCTGTCAAAGAAGTCGGTCAAATAAGCACATGGTCCGCAGTGCAGGGCTTGTACCAATGATTGTTGACATGCTGAAGAGTAGCAGCCGTAAGATTCGTTGTAGAGCTTTGGAAACCCTTAGAATTGTggtagaggaagatgatgagaaTAAG GAAATATTGGCCGAAGGGGACACTGTTCGTACGGTAGTTAAATTCCTTTCTCATGAGCTTTCTAAAGAAAGAGAGGAGGCTGTCTCCTTGCTTTACGAGCTCTCAAAATCTGAAACCCTTTGTGAGAAGATTGGTTCAATCAATGGATCTATTCTTATATTGGTTGGAATGACAAGCAGCAAATCAGAAGACCTTTCCACTGTTCAGAAGGCTGATAAAACATTAGAGAATCTGGAGAAGTGTGAGAATAATGTGCGGCAGATGGCTGAAAATGGTAGATTGCAGCCTCTTCTGACCCATCTTCTTGAAG GTTCACCAGAAACTAAACTCTCCATGGCTGGATACCTTGGTGATCTCGTTTTGAACAACGATGTCAAAGTCTTTGTTGCTAAAACTGTAGGTTCATCTCTAATCAATATAATGAAAAGTGGTAATATGCAGTCAAGAGAAGCTGCACTGAAGGCACTAAATCAGATATCATGTGAGCCAAGCGCAAAGGTTTTAATAGAAGCCGGCATCCTTTCCCCTCTTGTCAAGGACCTGTTTGCAGTGGGTCATAATCAGCTTCCAACACGCTTAAAGGAGGTCTCTGCTACAATTCTTGCCAATGTTGTGAACTCGGGTGAAGACTTTGATTCCATTCCATTTGGAACTGATGACCAAACTCTGGTCTCAGAGGATATAGTTCATAATCTCCTCCATCTTATAAGCAACACTGGTCCAGCAATCGAGTGCAAACTTCTCCAAGTTCTTGTTGGACTTACCAGTTCTCCAACTACAGTCGTGGGTGTTGTTGCTGCAATCAAAAGCTCTGGTGCCACTATCAGTCTAGTTCAATTCATTGAGGCACCACAGAAAGATCTGCGTGTAGCTTCCTTAAAACTTCTTCAGAATTTGTCACCCCACATGGGTCAGGAATTAGCTGATGCACTACGTGGCTCAGTTGGACAGCTTGGCACTCTAGTTAAAGTCATATCAGAAAATACAGGAATCACTGAGGAGCAGGCAGCGGCTGTTGGCCTTTTAGCAGATCTTCCCGAGAGAGATTTGGGTCTCACGAGACAGCTACTGGACGAAGATGCCTTTTTGATGGTCATATCTAGGGTGATTGCCATCAGGCAGGGAGAGATCAGAGGCAGTCGCTTCCTGACACCGTTTCTTGAAGGGCTTGTGAAGATTCTTGCAAGAGTTACATATGTCTTGGCTGATGAGCCAGATGCCGTTGCACTTTGCCGCAATCACAATCTCGCTGCCCTGTTTATCGAACAGCTTCAAGCCAATGGGCTTGATAATGTTCAGATGGTTTCTGCTACAGCTTTAGAGAATTTATCGCAAGAATCAAAAAATTTAACCAGAATGCCGGAGCTGCCACCGCCCAGTTTTTGTGCTTCAATCTTTGCATGCTTTGACAACAAGCCAGTCATTACTGGATTGTGTAAGATCCACAGAGGGTTGTGCTCTTTAAAAGAAACATTTTGCCTTTATGAAGGGCAGGCAGTGCTCAAGTTAGTAGCTCTACTGGACCACACAAATGTGACTGTGGTTGAGGCGGCGCTCGCAGCGTTATCTACTTTGATAGATGATGGGGTAGATATTGAGCAAGGAGTGTTGGTTTTGTGTGAAGCAGAGGCAGTGAGGCCTATACTTGATGTGTTACTTGAGAAAAGGTCAGAGAATTTGATGAGGAGGGCAGTTTGGGCAGCAGAGAGGCTATTAAGAACAGATGATATAGCCTATGAAGTTTCGGGAGATCAAAATGTGAGTACTGCACTTGTGGATGCTTTCCAGCATGGTGATTATAGAACTAGACAGATAGCTGAGAAAGCCCTAAAGCATGTTGATAAGATACCCAACTTCTCAGGAATCTTTCCAAACATGGGATGA
- the LOC130729159 gene encoding U-box domain-containing protein 43 isoform X2 yields the protein MMRIRLSQEILAEGDTVRTVVKFLSHELSKEREEAVSLLYELSKSETLCEKIGSINGSILILVGMTSSKSEDLSTVQKADKTLENLEKCENNVRQMAENGRLQPLLTHLLEGSPETKLSMAGYLGDLVLNNDVKVFVAKTVGSSLINIMKSGNMQSREAALKALNQISCEPSAKVLIEAGILSPLVKDLFAVGHNQLPTRLKEVSATILANVVNSGEDFDSIPFGTDDQTLVSEDIVHNLLHLISNTGPAIECKLLQVLVGLTSSPTTVVGVVAAIKSSGATISLVQFIEAPQKDLRVASLKLLQNLSPHMGQELADALRGSVGQLGTLVKVISENTGITEEQAAAVGLLADLPERDLGLTRQLLDEDAFLMVISRVIAIRQGEIRGSRFLTPFLEGLVKILARVTYVLADEPDAVALCRNHNLAALFIEQLQANGLDNVQMVSATALENLSQESKNLTRMPELPPPSFCASIFACFDNKPVITGLCKIHRGLCSLKETFCLYEGQAVLKLVALLDHTNVTVVEAALAALSTLIDDGVDIEQGVLVLCEAEAVRPILDVLLEKRSENLMRRAVWAAERLLRTDDIAYEVSGDQNVSTALVDAFQHGDYRTRQIAEKALKHVDKIPNFSGIFPNMG from the exons atgatgagaaTAAGGTTGTCACAG GAAATATTGGCCGAAGGGGACACTGTTCGTACGGTAGTTAAATTCCTTTCTCATGAGCTTTCTAAAGAAAGAGAGGAGGCTGTCTCCTTGCTTTACGAGCTCTCAAAATCTGAAACCCTTTGTGAGAAGATTGGTTCAATCAATGGATCTATTCTTATATTGGTTGGAATGACAAGCAGCAAATCAGAAGACCTTTCCACTGTTCAGAAGGCTGATAAAACATTAGAGAATCTGGAGAAGTGTGAGAATAATGTGCGGCAGATGGCTGAAAATGGTAGATTGCAGCCTCTTCTGACCCATCTTCTTGAAG GTTCACCAGAAACTAAACTCTCCATGGCTGGATACCTTGGTGATCTCGTTTTGAACAACGATGTCAAAGTCTTTGTTGCTAAAACTGTAGGTTCATCTCTAATCAATATAATGAAAAGTGGTAATATGCAGTCAAGAGAAGCTGCACTGAAGGCACTAAATCAGATATCATGTGAGCCAAGCGCAAAGGTTTTAATAGAAGCCGGCATCCTTTCCCCTCTTGTCAAGGACCTGTTTGCAGTGGGTCATAATCAGCTTCCAACACGCTTAAAGGAGGTCTCTGCTACAATTCTTGCCAATGTTGTGAACTCGGGTGAAGACTTTGATTCCATTCCATTTGGAACTGATGACCAAACTCTGGTCTCAGAGGATATAGTTCATAATCTCCTCCATCTTATAAGCAACACTGGTCCAGCAATCGAGTGCAAACTTCTCCAAGTTCTTGTTGGACTTACCAGTTCTCCAACTACAGTCGTGGGTGTTGTTGCTGCAATCAAAAGCTCTGGTGCCACTATCAGTCTAGTTCAATTCATTGAGGCACCACAGAAAGATCTGCGTGTAGCTTCCTTAAAACTTCTTCAGAATTTGTCACCCCACATGGGTCAGGAATTAGCTGATGCACTACGTGGCTCAGTTGGACAGCTTGGCACTCTAGTTAAAGTCATATCAGAAAATACAGGAATCACTGAGGAGCAGGCAGCGGCTGTTGGCCTTTTAGCAGATCTTCCCGAGAGAGATTTGGGTCTCACGAGACAGCTACTGGACGAAGATGCCTTTTTGATGGTCATATCTAGGGTGATTGCCATCAGGCAGGGAGAGATCAGAGGCAGTCGCTTCCTGACACCGTTTCTTGAAGGGCTTGTGAAGATTCTTGCAAGAGTTACATATGTCTTGGCTGATGAGCCAGATGCCGTTGCACTTTGCCGCAATCACAATCTCGCTGCCCTGTTTATCGAACAGCTTCAAGCCAATGGGCTTGATAATGTTCAGATGGTTTCTGCTACAGCTTTAGAGAATTTATCGCAAGAATCAAAAAATTTAACCAGAATGCCGGAGCTGCCACCGCCCAGTTTTTGTGCTTCAATCTTTGCATGCTTTGACAACAAGCCAGTCATTACTGGATTGTGTAAGATCCACAGAGGGTTGTGCTCTTTAAAAGAAACATTTTGCCTTTATGAAGGGCAGGCAGTGCTCAAGTTAGTAGCTCTACTGGACCACACAAATGTGACTGTGGTTGAGGCGGCGCTCGCAGCGTTATCTACTTTGATAGATGATGGGGTAGATATTGAGCAAGGAGTGTTGGTTTTGTGTGAAGCAGAGGCAGTGAGGCCTATACTTGATGTGTTACTTGAGAAAAGGTCAGAGAATTTGATGAGGAGGGCAGTTTGGGCAGCAGAGAGGCTATTAAGAACAGATGATATAGCCTATGAAGTTTCGGGAGATCAAAATGTGAGTACTGCACTTGTGGATGCTTTCCAGCATGGTGATTATAGAACTAGACAGATAGCTGAGAAAGCCCTAAAGCATGTTGATAAGATACCCAACTTCTCAGGAATCTTTCCAAACATGGGATGA
- the LOC130729156 gene encoding uncharacterized protein LOC130729156, which produces MSSVNTEEPQKLESEAVEGEEENQQLQLLVAEDKLALQFMDSVHNYLSLFDALSSTLGQGWLDLASARHSMGASRINSSLLDLKFHPAATTSKIVKYQGEQPCFMLRKWVSSEHENSQLEDKNGKLQDSSAEVTAANNLSGLADDEEVQKERSKSLSVFGILISPKLRSTQLSFEKALETLIELANMRSSLIHSFHQLHRETEDTEE; this is translated from the exons ATGAGTTCTGTGAACACTGAAGAACCCCAAAAACTGGAATCGGAGGCtgttgaaggagaagaagaaaatcaaCAACTTCAACTACTTGTAGCTGAGGACAAACTCGCCTTGCAATTCATGGATTCAGTGCATAACTACCTATCCCTCTTCGATGCATTGTCCTCCACACTTGGACAG GGATGGCTGGATTTAGCTAGTGCTCGACATTCCATGGGTGCTTCACGCATTAATAGCAGTTTATTGGACCTCAAGTTCCATCCAGCTGCTACAACATCAAAGATAGTCAAATACCAAG GTGAACAACCATGCTTCATGTTGCGCAAATGGGTATCCTCTGAACATGAAAATTCTCAACTGGAAGACAAGAATGGGAAGCTACAAGATAGTAGTG CTGAGGTAACCGCTGCAAATAACTTATCAGGGCTTGCAGATGATGAGGAA GTTCAAAAGGAGCGATCCAAGTCCTTGTCTGTTTTTGGAATTTTAATTTCCCCCAAGCTTCGATCCACACAGCTTTCATTTGAGAAAG CACTAGAAACCCTCATAGAATTAGCAAATATGCGTTCATCATTGATACATTCTTTTCACCAACTTCATCGAGAGACGGAAGATACTGAAGAATGA
- the LOC130729157 gene encoding F-box/kelch-repeat protein At5g42350-like — protein MMFPEKLGAQESLCQDLHSLSVSKRLVRSVSQKLRKKNNASASEEDDGVNGVSLRCLNLYGRGGGCKVGADTGDEFGDSSTRRRSSASEEGKGYKPVCGPEETVVDCFSYGVKDRFWRRHSRKNSEVDELITNNRMHVFLPDDILEMCLVRLPLTSLMNARLVCKKWRSLTTAPRFLQMRREGSYQNPWLFMFGAVKDGFCSGEIHALDVSMNQWYRMDASFLRGRFLFSVASVQDDIFIVGGCSSLTNFGKVDRSSFKTHKGVLVFSPLTKSWRKSPAMKYARSLPVLGVIEVNLDFPACQSHQSRQDRRFPRSRIGGVSDVYEDPHKLSMRRHCRSFNEGEASSLPGRKACKFLRQRSDHSSSKGSRRFLLIAVGGLGSWDEPLDSGEVYDSVSNKWTEIPRLPFDFGVACSGIVCGRMFYVYSETDKLAAYDIEKGFWIAIQAVPIPPHVHEYYPKLVSSNGRLFMLSVSWCEGDGQIGRRNKAVRKLWELDLVYLTWTEVSVHPDAPMDWNAVFVSDKNLIFGVEMFKIFGQVLDFFTVCDVSNIANWKHISRNHVTHELDGSSCLTKSVAVLHL, from the coding sequence ATGATGTTTCCTGAAAAATTGGGGGCACAGGAATCTCTTTGTCAGGATTTGCACAGTTTGAGCGTGTCCAAGCGTCTTGTGAGGAGTGTCAGCCAGAAGTTGAGGAAGAAAAACAACGCTAGTGCgtcggaagaagatgatggtgtCAATGGAGTTTCTTTGAGATGCTTAAATCTGTATGGTAGGGGTGGGGGCTGCAAGGTAGGTGCTGACACTGGTGATGAATTTGGTGATTCGAGCACTAGAAGGAGATCTAGTGCCAGTGAAGAAGGGAAGGGATATAAACCAGTTTGTGGCCCTGAAGAAACTGTCGTTGATTGCTTCTCTTATGGGGTGAAGGACAGGTTTTGGAGGAGGCACAGCAGAAAAAATTCTGAAGTTGACGAATTGATAACAAACAATAGGATGCATGTCTTTCTTCCAGATGATATTCTTGAAATGTGTTTGGTCAGGCTTCCATTGACTAGTCTCATGAATGCTCGCCTTGTTTGCAAAAAATGGAGGTCCTTGACCACCGCCCCTAGATTCCTCCAAATGAGAAGGGAGGGTTCATATCAAAATCCATGGTTGTTTATGTTTGGTGCTGTTAAAGATGGCTTTTGCTCTGGTGAGATCCATGCATTGGATGTGTCAATGAATCAATGGTATAGGATGGATGCTAGTTTTCTCAGAGGAAGGTTCTTGTTCTCTGTCGCTAGTGTGCAGGATGATATCTTCATTGTTGGAGGATGTTCTAGCTTGACGAACTTTGGTAAAGTGGATAGGAGCTCGTTCAAGACACACAAAGGAGTCCTTGTGTTTAGTCCGTTGACAAAATCTTGGCGCAAATCACCAGCTATGAAATATGCTAGATCACTTCCTGTATTAGGAGTAATTGAGGTCAATTTAGACTTTCCAGCTTGTCAAAGTCATCAAAGTCGACAGGATAGACGATTCCCAAGATCAAGGATTGGCGGGGTTTCAGATGTGTACGAGGATCCGCATAAGCTTTCAATGAGACGTCATTGCAGATCTTTTAATGAGGGTGAAGCTTCATCTTTGCCTGGTAGAAAGGCATGCAAGTTCCTGAGACAAAGAAGTGATCATTCAAGCTCAAAGGGAAGTAGAAGGTTTTTGCTGATAGCTGTAGGAGGTCTGGGATCTTGGGATGAGCCTCTGGACTCTGGAGAAGTATATGATTCTGTTTCAAATAAATGGACTGAAATCCCTAGATTGCCTTTTGATTTCGGGGTCGCTTGTTCTGGAATTGTTTGTGGCAGGATGTTTTATGTTTATTCCGAGACAGACAAGCTTGCTGCATATGACATAGAAAAGGGTTTCTGGATTGCAATTCAAGCCGTTCCAATCCCACCCCATGTACATGAGTACTACCCGAAACTTGTGTCTTCTAATGGCCGTCTTTTCATGCTCTCAGTGTCTTGGTGTGAAGGGGATGGCCAAATTGGCCGGCGAAACAAGGCTGTTAGAAAATTATGGGAGTTAGATCTCGTGTATCTTACCTGGACTGAAGTCTCAGTGCATCCTGATGCTCCAATGGACTGGAATGCTGTTTTTGTATCAGACAAGAACCTCATTTTTGGGGTAGAGATGTTCAAAATATTTGGTCAGGTGTTGGATTTTTTCACTGTATGTGATGTGTCTAATATTGCAAATTGGAAGCATATTTCAAGGAATCATGTTACTCATGAGCTGGATGGGTCATCATGCTTGACCAAATCTGTGGCAGTGTTACACCTTTGA
- the LOC130729155 gene encoding uncharacterized protein LOC130729155, whose product MAGGPPNMDQFESFFRRADLDGDGRISGAEAVSFFQGSNLSKQVLAQVWMYADQAKTGFLGRTEFYNALRLVTVAQSKRDLTPDIVKAALFGPAAAKIPAPQINLAAIPQPRPNPAPPQMGVTAPPQMGVTAPRQMGVTTPPSSQNFAYRGQGLPGPVAANQQYFPSQQSQTMRPPQSMPVGTVPRPQQGFGGPNVSQGFNMAGHNVPNPGISNDWSSGRTGMPPARPAGITPSVGLQTSTPLSSVSQSQPGNTNARALAVSGNGYSSNSVLGNDLFSAASSTPKQEPRGQNYSVSSAPASSAIVPASSGAQPASKQSSLDPVQRALAAFSMQPTSANSQFQRPQSAPPTSQHISPPAVSPLTSAGISVGVASTNLDNSQPSWPKMKPSDVQKYTKVFMEVDTDRDGRITGEQARSLFLSWRLPIDVLKKVWDLSDQDNDSMLTLKEFCFALYLMERYREGHTLPQSLPRNVMLDETLLSMTGHPKINYGNAAWGVGPGFQQQQGIPGARPVAPSTGLRPSVQVTSAQADNTVQPNQQKSGAPVLEDSLFSDTDSGEQKEATAGKKAEETQNAILDSKEKIEFYRDKMQELVLYKSRCDNRLNEITERASADKREAETLGKKYEEKYKQVAEIASKLTVEEAKFRDIQERKGELQQAIVKMEQGGSADGILQVRAERIQSDLEELLKALAERCKKHGIDVKSIAMIQLPAGWQPGISEDAALWDEDWDKFEDEGFANDLTFDSKDASSKTKPALVQGEQNFSDDNSVQGSPVTANGKQGNFANGDYTVGDESSYAHSEDDMARSPHDSPAGRTTVESPSHDFSNAFEKGSEADAETHRSFDESTWGAFDNNDDVDSIWGAKDSDLEHQRDVFKSDDFGINPVRTGTKSPFAFDDSVPATPLSNFGNSPRYSEAGDHFFDMSRFDSFSIPESGYSQSPQQPEGLTRFDSMSSSKDFGYNNEKFSRFDSISSSRDFGYNNPERLTRFDSMSSSKDFGFGGGSQGHARFDSISSSKDFGYNAPFSFDDSDPFGSSGPFKVTSENQSPKKESDNWRAF is encoded by the exons ATGGCTGGAGGACCACCCAACATGGATCAGTTCGAATCGTTTTTCCGCAGAGCAGATTTAGACGGAGATGGCAGAATCAGTGGTGCTGAAGCTGTCTCTTTCTTTCAGGGATCCAACTTGTCCAAACAAGTTCTCGCTCAG GTGTGGATGTATGCTGATCAAGCAAAAACCGGTTTCCTTGGGCGGACTGAGTTTTACAATGCTCTGAGATTAGTAACTGTTGCTCAGAGTAAGCGAGATTTAACGCCTGATATTGTTAAGGCAGCGTTATTTGGTCCCGCTGCTGCTAAAATCCCTGCACCGCAGATCAATCTTGCTGCTATACCTCAACCACGTCCGAATCCAGCACCCCCGCAGATGGGTGTAACAGCACCCCCGCAGATGGGTGTAACAGCACCCCGGCAGATGGGTGTAACAACACCCCCGTCGAGTCAAAATTTTGCCTATAGAGGACAGGGCTTACCGGGGCCTGTTGCGGCGAACCAGCAATATTTTCCTTCTCAGCAGAGTCAGACCATGAGACCACCTCAGTCCATGCCTGTTGGTACAGTACCCCGTCCACAACAGGGTTTTGGAGGTCCAAATGTTTCGCAAGGATTTAACATGGCTGGTCACAATGTCCCAAATCCTGGCATCTCAAATGATTGGAGTAGTGGAAGGACTGGTATGCCTCCTGCTAGGCCTGCAGGAATCACTCCATCTGTTGGCTTACAGACGTCAACGCCACTCTCCTCAGTGTCCCAGTCCCAGCCAGGAAATACTAATGCCAGAGCATTAGCTGTTTCTGGAAATGGGTACTCCTCCAATTCAGTTTTGGGCAATGATTTGTTCTCTGCTGCCTCATCCACTCCGAAACAGGAACCTCGTGGGCAGAATTATTCTGTTAGCAGTGCACCTGCCTCATCAGCAATCGTTCCTGCTTCGTCTGGTGCCCAGCCTGCAAGTAAGCAAAGTTCACTTGATCCTGTGCAGAGGGCATTGGCTGCATTCTCAATGCAGCCTACAAGTGCAAACAGTCAGTTTCAGCGACCGCAGTCTGCACCACCCACAAGCCAACATATTTCACCACCAGCTGTTTCTCCGCTTACATCAGCTGGGATATCAGTTGGAGTTGCAAGTACTAATCTGGACAATTCACAGCCTTCATGGCCAAAAATGAAACCTTCTGATGTGCAGAAGTATACAAAGGTGTTTATGGAAGTTGATACGGACAGGGATGGAAGAATCACTGGGGAGCAGGCACGCAGTCTATTTTTAAGTTGGAGATTACCAATAG ATGTCTTAAAGAAGGTGTGGGACTTATCTGATCAGGATAATGATAGCATGCTTACTTTGAAGGAGTTTTGCTTTGCTCTTTATTTGATGGAGCGGTACAGGGAAGGTCATACTCTTCCACAGTCCCTTCCAAGGAATGTTATGTTAGATGAGACATTGCTGTCTATGACTGGGCATCCAAAAATTAATTATGGAAATGCAGCCTGGGGTGTCGGACCAG GTTTTCAACAGCAACAAGGGATTCCAGGTGCTCGGCCTGTGGCACCCTCAACTGGTTTGAGGCCGTCCGTGCAAGTAACTTCTGCCCAAGCTGATAACACTGTGCAGCCTAATCAGCAAAAGTCAGGAGCACCTGTGTTGGAGGATTCCCTTTTCAGTGACACAGATAGTGGTGAGCAGAAAGAGGCAACTGCTGGGAAGAAG GCTGAAGAAACACAGAATGCGATTTTAGATTCAAAAGAGAAGATTGAGTTTTACCGCGACAAAATGCAGGAACTA GTTCTATACAAAAGCAGATGTGATAATCGACTAAATGAGATTACAGAAAGGGCATCTGCAGATAAGCGTGAG GCAGAAACATTGGGCAAGAAATATGAAGAGAAATACAAACAAGTAGCCGAAATAGCGTCCAAATTGACTGTAGAAGAAGCTAAATTCCGTGATATACAG GAAAGGAAGGGGGAGTTGCAGCAAGCGATCGTCAAAATGGAACAAGGAGGCAGTGCAGATGGTATTCTTCAG GTCCGTGCTGAACGCATACAGTCAGATCTTGAGGAGTTACTTAAGGCTCTAGCTGAACGGTGCAAGAAGCATGGGATAGATGTGAAGTCAATTGCAATGATTCAGCTTCCTGCTG GTTGGCAACCTGGAATATCCGAGGATGCAGCTCTTTGGGATGAAGATTGGGATAAATTTGAAGATGAAG GATTTGCCAATGATCTCACGTTTGATTCCAAAGATGCGTCTTCAAAAACCAAACCTGCATTAGTTCAAGGAGAACAAAATTTCTCTGATGATAATTCAGTTCAAGGTTCACCTGTAACTGCAAATGGGAAGCAAGGAAATTTTGCTAATGGTGATTATACAGTTGGGGATGAATCTTCCTATGCACACAGTGAAGATGACATGGCTAGAAGCCCTCACGATAGCCCAGCTGGGAGGACTACAGTAGAGAGTCCTTCTCACGATTTTTCAAATGCCTTTGAAAAAGGTTCTGAAGCAGATGCAGAAACACACAG AAGTTTTGATGAATCAACTTGGGGTGCATTTGACAATAATGATGACGTGGACTCAATTTGGGGTGCCAAG GACTCTGACTTGGAGCACCAGAGGGATGTCTTTAAATCTGATGATTTTGGTATAAACCCAGTTAGAACAGGAACAAAAAGCCCATTTGCTTTTGATGATTCAGTGCCTGCAACACCACTTTCCAATTTCGGTAATTCTCCAAGGTACAGTGAGGCAGGGGATCACTTCTTTGACATGTCAAGGTTTGATTCCTTCAGCATTCCTGAAAGTGGATATTCTCAGTCTCCACAACAACCTGAGGGACTTAcaagatttgattccatgagTAGCAGCAAAGATTTTGGCTATAATAACGAGAAATTCTCAAGGTTTGATTCTATAAGTAGCAGCAGAGATTTCGGCTACAACAATCCCGAGAGGCTCACAAGGTTTGATTCCATGAGTAGCAGCAAAGACTTCGGCTTCGGTGGTGGTAGTCAGGGGCATGCGAGGTTTGACTCAATTAGTAGCAGCAAGGACTTTGGCTATAATGCTCCATTCTCTTTCGATGACTCGGATCCTTTCGGTTCCTCTGGTCCATTTAAGGTTACTTCAGAGAATCAATCTCCAAAGAAAGAATCTGATAATTGGAGGGCATTCTAG
- the LOC130729158 gene encoding transcription factor bHLH131-like: MVSFQQSMQHIRNYYYSEAQMIGSSFPRRFISQTYKNSFSKPRSNAAEIKLLAAKKHSEAEKRRRMRINGQYDTLRNILPNIIKKDKATVLVETIKQVKELRKKVSKLEVDGPKEVKFPSGADRLNLVKCNGEEGIVKATFSCEDRPELMSAIARALGSVQANVIKAEMMTLGGRTRSVLWVQGLGDEGLGKLKSTLKVVMHKPTFRMRHFTQ, translated from the exons ATGGTTTCATTTCAACAG AGCATGCAGCATATTCGAAATTACTACTACTCAGAAGCTCAAATGATAGGAAGTAGCTTTCCCCGGAGATTCATCTCACAAACATACAAGAACAGTTTCTCAAAGCCAAGATCAAATGCTGCAGAGATCAAATTATTGGCTGCTAAGAAACACAGTGAAGCAGAAAAGAGACGTAGAATGAGAATCAATGGTCAATATGACACCCTCCGCAACATCCTCCCCAACATAATCAAA AAGGACAAGGCAACAGTACTGGTAGAGACTATCAAGCAAGTGAAGGAGCTGAGGAAAAAAGTATCCAAATTGGAAGTTGATGGCCCAAAGGAGGTTAAGTTTCCTAGTGGGGCAGATAGACTGAACTTGGTAAAATGTAATGGTGAGGAGGGTATAGTGAAGGCCACTTTCAGTTGTGAGGATAGGCCTGAATTGATGTCAGCTATAGCAAGGGCTCTCGGATCAGTGCAAGCCAATGTGATAAAAGCTGAGATGATGACTCTTGGTGGAAGAACCAGAAGTGTGTTGTGGGTGCAAGGTCTTGGTGATGAAGGTTTGGGGAAGCTCAAGAGTACTTTGAAGGTTGTCATGCACAAGCCAACCTTCAGGATGCGGCATTTTACTCAATAA